The proteins below are encoded in one region of Aequorivita iocasae:
- a CDS encoding winged helix-turn-helix domain-containing protein translates to MGIIDNINKLFDHRIRLGIMSILVVNEDADFNRLKELLDVTDGNLASHIKALEQAEYILVEKSFVGRKPNTNYIATKLGKAEFKKHIDALEKLIQKPKT, encoded by the coding sequence GTGGGCATCATAGACAACATAAACAAACTTTTTGACCATCGCATCCGCTTGGGAATCATGAGCATACTTGTAGTGAACGAGGATGCAGATTTCAATAGGCTTAAGGAATTGCTTGATGTTACCGATGGCAATCTGGCCAGCCACATAAAAGCACTGGAGCAGGCAGAATATATTTTGGTGGAAAAAAGTTTTGTGGGAAGAAAGCCAAATACAAATTACATAGCCACAAAGCTGGGAAAGGCGGAATTTAAAAAGCATATTGATGCTCTTGAGAAATTGATTCAAAAACCGAAAACATAA
- a CDS encoding Coq4 family protein, giving the protein MKLRKKLIEKLFEWSQKIYLKFKKKEPWGISTAELLEYPNNSFGKNLGAFLNKNGFELIGKVERHDAYHVLSGFGTNVENEIALQYLCYGNGKRTPYLTGVLLLGTTLLPKYASYYYNSYLIGKQINTFHHFDFQKLLHTDFEGFRKVIFSETQLLKLQKLQYQYNEFQYSPQTIN; this is encoded by the coding sequence ATGAAGCTACGGAAAAAACTTATAGAGAAACTCTTTGAATGGTCCCAAAAAATTTATTTGAAATTCAAAAAGAAAGAACCCTGGGGAATCAGCACAGCTGAATTACTTGAATATCCAAATAACAGCTTTGGAAAAAATTTAGGCGCATTTCTCAATAAAAATGGTTTCGAACTTATTGGAAAAGTGGAACGCCACGATGCCTACCACGTATTATCCGGTTTCGGCACCAATGTGGAAAACGAAATTGCGCTTCAATACTTATGCTACGGCAACGGCAAACGAACGCCTTATTTAACGGGCGTACTTTTATTGGGAACCACCCTTCTCCCAAAATATGCTTCCTATTATTACAACTCCTACTTAATTGGTAAACAGATCAACACCTTCCACCACTTTGATTTCCAAAAATTATTACACACAGATTTTGAAGGGTTTAGAAAAGTAATCTTTTCCGAAACACAATTATTGAAACTTCAGAAACTTCAATATCAATACAATGAATTTCAATACAGTCCACAAACAATAAACTAA